One Panicum virgatum strain AP13 chromosome 9K, P.virgatum_v5, whole genome shotgun sequence genomic region harbors:
- the LOC120648847 gene encoding protein STRICTOSIDINE SYNTHASE-LIKE 13-like, translating to MEEKRKLQWRRGRDGIVQYPHLFFAALALALVVADPFRLSPLAGVDYRPVKHELAPYGEVMGRWPRDNASRLRRGRLEFVGEVFGPESIEFDGEGRGPYAGLADGRVVRWMGEEAGWETFAVMNPGWSEKVCANGANSTTRKQHDKEEFCGRPLGLRFHRETGELYVADAYYGLMAVGRSGGVATSLAREVGGDLIRFANDLDVHRNGSVFFTDTSMRYSRKDHLNILLEGEGTGRLLRYDPGTGAVHVVLKGLVFPNGLQISEDQLFLLFSETTNCRIMRYWLEGPRTGELEVFANLPGFPDNVRSNGKGQFWVAIDCCRTPAQEVFATRPWLRTVYFKLPLTLRMLTRRAATRMHTVLALLDGEGRVVEVLEDRGREVMKLVSEVREVGRKLWIGTVAHNHIATIPYPLD from the exons ATGGAAGAGAAGAGGAAGCTGCAGTGGCGGCGAGGGCGCGATGGCATCGTGCAGTACCCGCACCTCTTCTtcgcggcgctggcgctggcgctggtCGTCGCGGACCCGTTCCGCCTCAGCCCGCTGGCCGGCGTCGACTACCGGCCGGTGAAGCACGAGCTCGCGCCGTACGGGGAGGTGATGGGCAGGTGGCCCAGGGACAACGCCAGCCGGCTCCGGCGCGGCAGGCTGGAGTTCGTCGGCGAGGTGTTCGGGCCGGAGTCCATCGAGTTCGACGGCGAGGGGCGCGGGCCGTACGCCGGCCTCGCCGACGGCCGCGTCGTGCGGTGGATGGGCGAGGAGGCCGGGTGGGAGACGTTCGCCGTCATGAATCCTGGCTG GTCAGAGAAAGTCTGCGCCAATGGAGCGAACTCAACGACGAGAAAGCAGCACGACAAGGAGGAATTCTGCGGCCGGCCGCTCGGGCTGAGGTTCCACAGGGAGACCGGCGAGCTCTACGTGGCCGACGCGTACTACGGGCTCATGGCCGTcggccggagcggcggcgtggcgaccTCCCTCGCGAGGGAGGTCGGCGGGGACCTGATCCGGTTCGCGAACGACCTCGACGTCCACAGGAACGGCTCCGTGTTCTTCACCGACACGAGCATGAGATACAGCAGAAA GGATCATTTGAACATCCTGCTAGAAGGAGAAGGCACCGGGAGGCTGCTCAGATATGACCCCGGAACAGGTGCTGTCCATGTCGTGCTCAAGGGGCTCGTCTTCCCAAACGGCCTGCAGATCTCGGAGGACCAACTGTTCCTTCTCTTCTCCGAGACAACAAATTGCAG GATCATGAGGTACTGGCTGGAAGGCCCGAGGACGGGCGAGCTGGAGGTGTTCGCGAACCTGCCGGGGTTCCCCGACAACGTGCGCTCCAACGGCAAGGGCCAGTTCTGGGTAGCCATCGACTGCTGCCGGACGCCGGCGCAGGAGGTGTTCGCCACGCGGCCGTGGCTCCGGACGGTGTACTTCAAGCTCCCGCTGACGCTCAGGATGCTCACGCGGAGGGCCGCCACGCGGATGCACACGGTGCTCGCGCTCCTCGATGGCGAGGGGCGCGTCGTAGAGGTGCTCGAGGACCGGGGCCGCGAGGTCATGAAGCTGGTCAGCGAGGTGCGGGAGGTGGGGCGCAAGCTCTGGATCGGGACCGTGGCGCACAACCACATCGCCACGATCCCCTACCCCCTGGACTAG
- the LOC120652928 gene encoding splicing factor 3A subunit 2-like gives MDREWGSKPGSGGAASAQNEAIDRRERLRRLALETIDLAKDPYFMRNHLGSYECKLCLTLHNNEGNYLAHTQGKRHQTNLAKRAAREAKDAPAQPQPNKRKLAPRKSVKIGRPGYTVTKQYDPDTKQHSFLFEIGYPEIEDNTKPRHRFMSSYEQKVETWDKRYQYLLFAAEPYEIIGFKIPSTEIDKSADKFFSYWDPDKKEYLLQLYFKPRPPEANKPPPAPPGTLPNGTGGPSAPPRPPGQVPPPPPQVPPPPHAPPPAPMGMPPRIPPPPIGNAQPPPPPPPANGPPRPMIPPPPNFTPGAPPPRPPM, from the exons ATGGATCGCGAGTGGGGCTCCAagcccggcagcggcggcgccgcctccgcccagaATGAGGCCATCGACCGGCGggagcgcctccgccgcctcgccctcgagACCATCGACCTCGCCAAGGACCCCTACTTCATGCGCAACCACCTCGGCAG CTACGAGTGCAAGCTCTGCCTGACGCTGCACAACAACGAGGGGAACTACCTGGCGCACACGCAGGGGAAGAGGCATCAGACCAACCTCGCTAAGCGCGCCGCACGCGAGGCCAAGGACGCGCCCGCGCAGCCCCAGCCCAACAAGCGCAAGCTCGCACCGCGCAAGTCTG TTAAGATCGGCAGACCTGGTTATACAGTAACCAAACAATATGATCCTGACACCAAGCAACACTCATTTCTTTTTGAG ATTGGTTACCCTGAAATCGAAGACAATACCAAGCCAAGGCACCGTTTCATGTCATCATATGAACAG AAAGTCGAAACTTGGGACAAGAGGTATCAATACCTACTTTTTGCAGCGGAGCCCTATGAAATCATTGGATTTAAG ATACCAAGCACAGAGATCGATAAATCAGCAGATAAATTCTTCTCTTATTGGGATCCTGACAAGAAGGAGTACCTG CTGCAACTGTACTTCAAGCCAAGACCACCGGAAGCTAATAAGccaccaccagctcctcctGGGACTTTGCCTAATGGGACTGGAGGTCCTAGTGCTCCACCAAGGCCACCGGGACAAGTTCCACCGCCCCCGCCACAAGTGCCACCACCCCCTCACGCACCTCCTCCTGCACCTATGGGAATGCCCCCAAGGATCCCTCCTCCACCAATTGGGAATGCTcaacctccaccaccgccgccacctgcaAATGGACCTCCACGTCCAATGATTCCACCGCCACCTAACTTCACTCCtggagcaccaccaccacgccctCCAATGTAA